The following DNA comes from Hordeum vulgare subsp. vulgare chromosome 3H, MorexV3_pseudomolecules_assembly, whole genome shotgun sequence.
catcgGTCTTTCATAGCTTTTGGgcaaaaaaatattaaaacatTTTTGTCTTTGAAAtatgcattttttttctttttttgattgACACGATTTTTTCTTTTGCGAGAGGCAtaattttgcttccgcgagaggcacggattTGTTACCTTGCCTCTCAAAACAGGAAAAACACAATTATTTATTTTCTTCCTCGAGTGGCATGGctcaaaaacataaaaaatatgttTTGATTCTTCCTGGAAAGGAATGGTTTTGCTTTCATGATAGGCACAATTTTGTTTCTGCGAGAGATATAGATTTGCTTCTGCGAGAGGCACGGATTTGCTACTGTGCCTTTCGAAACGGGAAAAAcacatttactttttttctttctcGAGAGGCATGGctcgaaaatagaaaaataaatatatGTTTTGATTCTTCCTTGAAAGGTACCGTTTTGCTTTCATGATAGGCACGGTTTTGTTTCTGTGAGAGGCACAAATTACTTCCGTGAAAGTCATGGCCGTGCTTTCAAAgataaaaaaacatgttttttctaCGAGAGGGAGGATTTTGCTTTCGTGAAAGGCATGATCGTGCCTTTTGAAAACGAAAAAAAAATACgttttgtttttttcttccgcgagaggcatgAATTTTTTGCCATATTTTTTCGTGAGAAAAAGTTCTTCAAAACCTATCAatatgtgatctagttttgaaaatCTTGACGGAGGAAATCCAATGGCAAAACGGTTCGATATTTGAACGCATAGTTTAatagataaaatattttaaaatatcAGATCTACAAAAAAAAACTTTTAGATTGTTACAAATCGTACACATGCAATACACCATTTATCACAACCTAAAGAAATAAAATGAACTTTAAATAAGAGTACTTCCTCCATAaattaatataaaagcatttaaaaTATTAATTTATTAATCTAAACAAtcttatattaatttacagagGGTTCATCCGCTAATATATTCTTGAAAAGTCGAAAGCTAAGCGATAATGATTTTGTGAAATCCTCTAGGATGTTAAATGGTAAAAGGATTGGGGTTGGTTTAATATATTTCTCGAAATAGCTCAATCCTTTTTTGCTAAGACCAGCATAAAAATATGCCGCTGACGTGAGTAAAGCTAAAGCAACAGTAGCTATTTATATCATTCGTGGGCGCTGTAATTCCCCATGGGGTACTGTTCAATTAATGATTTGGGAGAAAATAGCCCTGGTTTCGCTGTTTGCCTTTGAGCTGATCAACCAAATAAAGCCCATCAACAGCCCATGTGTATCCACTTCCCTGTTTTTGCGGTGGCAAAAGATATAATGGCTGTCCGTTCCCAACCGGACCTGTTTCTTTTTGTTGCCAATTTTCCTCCAAGGttgtctcctctcctctcttcccCTTCCTCTCCCGAGGGTGCTGACCTACATCTCTACCGCCGGCCGTACCTCCGCGTCACCGCCGACGCCCTcgatcaaccccccccccccccccccccaatcccAACCCCCGCCCCCGTTGCCGTTCCCCGTTCCTCCTCGTCGCGTCCCCGCCCGCGATTTCGGGCATTGGGGTGTTTTCAGGTACGATCTTGTTTTCGTCCGGTGATTCGTTGAATGAAACCCCACCTGACTCCCGCAATTTGCGGGTGCGTCGGCTCGCACCAGGCGCACCATCTAGATCTGCCCCTGGTTGgggctctgaaaattttgattgtGAGATTTTCAACCAGTCATGACAGTGGCCTTCTATATTCGTGAGGAACAATGGGGGCATTGCACAGTATCCTGTTTTGAGTTGTTAAAATTGGGATAGTTTACAAATTGGCGTTGAACTGTTCTGTTCCCCTTCGCTGAAAAACTCAGATAGCACGTAATTTGGTCCGCTGGTGCGAATAGATCCCCAATTCTATGTAGTATATACTGATTAACAACTTCCTATGGCTGAGCGTATGCAACCTGGAACCGCCGCTTATAGTTATGATGCAAAATTTAGGAAGTAATTGAATTGCCTGACATGCTTTCCTTTTTAGTTACTGAAACAACAATCTTGCTAAAGAAAATGCTTGAGCCGTATTTCATCTGGCTCTGTCTGTTTCATTCCTTGTCTCTGTTTTGTAGTTCAGCTGAACAGTGAGAACAAATCTATTTAAGTCATCAGATGAGAGGGCTTGTTTCAAATCACTCACTGAATTCTAGATAATTTGACAGATTAATGATATATGCAACTAAAAAAGGGATACCCCGGCCTTCCTTAACCTCTGAAGAGCTCCAGTACTGGTTCTTTGTTTTGCCTACCTTAAGATAATAACACAAGTCTTGAATTCGACAGAATTGTTTACTTGTACTGAAATATTTTCCTGATAGTTGCTTCTTCTGCTGCAGTAATCACCAATCTCAGCTCTACCATAATCATGAGTCTAGCTTGTCTCGTATGCCATGGGATGAGCAGTCCCTCCCAGTCTTTCAGAAGCTATTCAGTCTCAAGCTCAGAGGATGAAAACAGGTGTGGAGCTGCTGTTGCCTGCCTGTCGCGGAAAATTATGGCCGCAGGACCTGCTAACCGTGTGGGAACATCAAAGGTGACGCCTGTAATGGCCACTGGACAAGGCATCGAAGGTGCTCCTCGCCTTCAAAGGAGCCGTGCTGTTTCAAGGGATCTTGTTAGGGACTGGAACTTCGACGAGATTGTTGTTGGGAACTAGAGTAGTAGGGTGCCAGCAGTTATCCCCAGGCTGGACATTGGACTATTATCTGGCAGGAGTTGATGTACATTTTCTAGTATACATCTGGATATCTATGTACTCCCTCTGACCAacaatataagacgtttttgcaaACAAACATAGCTtacaaaaacgtcttatattatgggacgaagggagtactccctgtgtacctaaataattgtagttggagaGAATAATCTAGTTTTcctcaactacaattatttaggtacagagggagtactatattAGTACGCGCCCAATGAAAGAGCAAATTATTTAATAGTACTTGTTACCACCTATAGAGACCCCTCCTGGCTTGTTATATAATTTGCCAATTTGTGTAGTAAGCATCCATTTTTCTGTTTCTGCGTCTGAATGATAAATCTAATCTAATTTTCCTGAGATGTCAATTGATGCTCTATCAAGTCTAGATATTTTCACAGGCTATTGGATGGTGGCGCATTCTTTTGATGTATTATTGATGTCAAGTGTCCATCCATGAGGGCCATGAGAAATCCAGCTGTTTGGTTTGgttttattttgtatttttgtatttttttttggCTGTTTGTATAATCTTTGTTTGTTCACCTTGACGTGGCTACTTGACCTGCTAAAATACCAGTTGTTTGGCAAACCAATATGTGGTTGGATGGTTTGAGGGATAGTGATATCCCTAGTCCACCAAGGTTTAAATCCTGATGTTTTGCAttatttctggatttattttaGGGTTTCCCGTCGACGACGAGGCGCCTACGGTGACTTCGTAAAAATGAAGATGATATGCCGGCTTAGTCTCTCGAAGGTGTTCATAGGGGTAGGGTGTGCGTTTATAGGTTTGGGTGTATGCGTGTGTATATGAGCGCTTGCGTCTGTACTATGTCAAAAAAATAGCTGTTTGGTTTGATTTGgttttattttgtatttttgtaaaaaaaattggATGTCTGTATGATCTTTGTTTGTTCACCTTGATGTGGCTACTTGACCTGCTAAAATATTCTGCCCGAGGATCAACTGCATGTGCTGATGCAATCCTGAAGTTATTTTCCGTGAAAATGTGACAAAGTTTAACAGATTGCTCCAACTGGAATTAATTTTTTCAGGAGATAAATTTCAGAACAGCTGAAGTTCCCAGTAAGGCCTGGTTTGCCGGAATGGATTCCTATTCCTATGTAGGTAGGGATAGGAGTCAATCCTTCACATTTCAGAGAAAAAGAAACATTAACCTCAATGGAAAAAATTCTTATCCTATGCATGTCATCTCACTTCCCATTATTTTCCTATTCCTATACTATTCCTATCCTATGAACCAAATGAGGCCTAAGATAAAAAATGATAGGCAAATATTTCACTGGAAGAGGTAAAATTTCCTCTGAGAATCAAAAAGGCCCTAGTACGGTAGTACGAGTACTAGGGATTGAACACAACTATTCTTGACTTCTCTGATATGGTGATTTCTATCTTGGCTTTTGCTCAACTGGTATTGCATTCGACGTTTCACTCAACCTGGAAAGATTCCACCCTGCTATGACAAATATTGATTTCACCGAGGCGCCAACGCGGATAAAGAAAATAATATATATTTAACAATTGAGACTTTCAAATCTATATATGTAAGTGCTTGATCATTATTGATGACCACAAACTAAAGTACACTTAAGAAAGAGGCATGGACCAAAATGGCTCCCTGAATAGAGGAAGAACCGAGACCGACATACATATAACATTCATACATAACAATTGACACCATCATGGTTGTCTATGACGACGAGCTCCATCAGTTGTCTCCACTAAGCTGCCCAAAACTGCATGACCCGGGTCCCGAAGGCAGGAAGGAGAAGGGGTTCTCGGAGATGTCGAATCCAGGGCGGGCGAAGTCATCAAGGGCACCGAAGCATGGGTCGAAGTTCAAGGGCGAGAAATAACCACGTGTGTCATCGGCAACTTTCATGTCTAGATTCGGAACACCATCAGACGTGCTGCCTGGGAAGTTATACCCTGTGCTCCCTACCATGTCGTCCATCGCCTCACTCCCCTGAGGCTGCTCCGATGCTCCTGTTGCTTTGATATCATCCATTGGAAGAGCAGGTGTGTGCCCTTGGAAAAGGGCAACATGCCCGAATAGCTTATCCTTTCTTGAGAAGGTCGTTCCACATGAGCAGAGCCACTTGTCACGCCCGCAGTGCTTCTCATGAGTCTTCAAGTCCGCAATGACTGAGAACTTCTTGGTGTTGCATCGGCTGCAGGTATACCTCTTGTCACAGTGGCTTCTCTTGTAGTGGTTCTTCACACACAAGATTGTCTTGAGAGGCTGAAACTTCCTGTGCTCTTTGTTCCGCTTGCAACCGACATATGGGCACGAGTACCTTGTAACTGGTGTAGGATCTGAGCCAGAATCTCTCATGGGTTTGGCAAGAGCTGCAGGAGTCTTGTACTCATCTCCATGACCCCTCATGTGCATCCTTAGGTTGGCATCCCTCTTGAAACCCTTGCCACATATAACACAGAAATGAGTATGTGGTGCTAAAATCTCctccttctccaattgcaagaccaCATAAGAACCAGGGGGGAGATGCTCTGCCTCGCCACCATCATCACTCTCCTTCACGTCATGGTCTTCCATTGGAACCGGTTCAGACCCTTCCACGCCACAAGGATTTGGGCATTTGATCTGATCATCCTTTTCATCATGGGCTGTATTAAGGGTATTCATCAGCTCCTCATAGTCAGATGTCTTACTAATGTCAGGAATCATCTCCTCCCTGGTTGCGCTTGGCCGCTGATTCGCAGTCGAGCCGAAGCCCATGGTAGAACCAGGCGTGTTTATTTGCCTGACCGCTGGATTGCTGCTAAGGAGCGGGGTCTTCATGGAAGGAAGCATGGAGCCGGCAGTCGAGATGAGCTGAATTATGATGGAAGTCAGATCGGCAGTGACGAGCTGCTGCTTTGCGGCAAGCTCGCAGGAAGCACCACCAACCTGGCTCCCTCGGTTACCCATGGACTGCACGATATCTTTCACCTGCTTGATCTTCTGCTCAAGGAAGGTAAGGTTGCTCAGCATTGCCTGAGGATCCCAATCTGCTATAGGCTCATTCACTGGAGGATTCGGTTCAAAAGGATCACAAGCTTTACCCACACTGTCATCAGGAAGGTAAAAGTTGGAAGATTGAGGGCCAAAGAACGGAGGATAACCAGGGATTGACTGGCCAGGTCTTGCAAAGCAAGACTGGTCCATGGAACTGAAACGAACACCCTGTTGGCCAGGGTCTGTGTTCCCTGACGCGTCGCCTGCCATGGACGACGAAGCTTTCATGGAAATTTCTGAACCTTTTCTCGTCCCACTTCCAGTTCAGATCCACCAGAGCTCAGATTCTAGTCCAGTCCGCCCTTTCTTCTATCTCACGCGATCGTCTCCAAACGAGAAATTGATAATAAGACAGGAAAAGCATCAAACCCTGCaggtaaaataaataaatcataAGAACAAGAAATTGAACACGGCACAAGCAATCAAACTAGACGCATGGAACTAATCCGTAGGCATGGACAGATCTGTAAGCAGAGGACGGAGATCTAGATGGCGTGCCGGGTATAGCTAATCACCGGATGAAAACAAAGCTCATACATACCTCAATGGCCAATGATTGCGGCCGGGATGGGAACAGCGGGGACCCGGTGAGGAAGAACAGggccggcggtggcggaggggtTGGGGAACGGGGTTGAGGTGGTCGGCGGTGAGGCTGAGCTACGGCGCGGCGGCCGCGTTGGAATCAGGGGAGAAAGAGGAAAGAATGGTACGGGAAAGCGGGGGATAAAGTCTATAGCGTGGTGGAGGAGATGGAGTTTGACTCCCAAATTTTAGAAGGAGAGAAGATatttttttattcctttttaacAACTAAATAAATAGATGAAAATATTTGGAAACATATAAAGTCTGCAATTAATATATAATAAAGCATGTATACTATGTAAAATGCTGTATATTTTTCAATTATGGCACAAACTGTAGGATCCTCGCGTGCATGAGTTGTATGCAAACAATTTAGTACTCTAGTAGGAGGTAAAAAGATCAAAGCTTGTGATGTACACACATGGAAAAGAGTGAATTGCTACCGTCACGTATAATGGTGGGCAACAGCATATGCCTGCCTCGTCACTCCACATAGtagataaaaagatacataaatggTTGTTCGAGCCTAACTACACCCAATACAGACCGTGAAGttctttctttttttactttCCTCTTTCTTTGGAGGGGGCAGCCGCGCCTGCGATTTTCGACCGTTGCtatcattttatttttgtaatctTATTTTACTATTGTTAGGTTCGAAAAGTGTAATAGGAAAGTAAATAAAattactcattggactgcatcagGTACGTAGGCTGCGAGAAGACATGCACAGGATGACCGCTTGTACCGTGCATTCACTGTGCAAGGGTTTTTTCTGTCTTCCGTTGGCGTCGCCGTCGGTCTACCCCGTCTTATGTCGTCTTAGGACCATGGAGACGTGATGGATCCCGTCCCTTGACAGCGGAAGGGCTTCATTTTTGATTATTTTTTTATTAGGGTTTGTGTCTTGTTCATAGATGCGAGGTTGCGTTGGCTCTCAACAGATGGAGTAATGTCCTCCCTGCCTAGCCCCCATTCGATGGTGTTTCTAGCATCGTCGAAGTGAGTGTTAAGGTTTGTCTTTGCCGGATCTCGCGGAATTCGATCGGCGTTTGTCTTTGATGGATTCACGTGGATCCAGTCTTTGTTAGTGTGTGTTCGTGTCTACAGGTTGGATTCTTTCGATTCACGCTTCTCTTCATCAACGACGGTAGTTGTTCTGCTGCGTTGGTCCTATGAGGCCTTAGTAGATGACTTTCCGACTGTCTACTGCAACAAGGTTTGTCCGGATACAAAGAGGGAGGGGCGATGACGGCGACGTGTCTTGGCTCGCTCCAATGCTTGTACTCGTCGCTGGTAGTtgttgtctactacacaacttgttgggcctccaagttcaGAGTTTTgttggacaacaacaaatttccctcaagtgagtGACCCAAGGTTTATAAATCCAtggaaggtgtaggatgaagatgatctctctcaaacaaccctgcaatcaagtaCGAGCaatctcttatgtccccaacatAACCAATACAAggataaattgtataggtgcagtaGATCGACGAAGAGattgtgatacaagtgtagtatggatagtagaaataggttttcgtaatctgaaaatataaaacaacaaggtaacaagtagtGAAAAACGAGAAAAACGTAATGTCAATTCTTGGAAACAAtgcatagggttcatactttcactactgcAATCTCTCGACGGaggtaacatagttgaatcatataacaatccctcaatgtgcaacaaacaatcactccaaagttcctatataGCGGAGACCATAAGATGCAATTTTGTAGGTAGTAAAATCCACCTCAAAATTATCCTTTCcaatcaatctattgagccatccttataagtgtcacaaacatccctagagtttgtactagaataacacctataatacacatcaatcaactctaatgtcacctagatactccaatgtcaccacaagtactcgTTAGtcgattattcgacatgcatcgaaCAATTTTGTGCCCCACTTTGCttagttttgcttgtttttgTCCCACTGGCTTAGCTTTCCTCGTTTTTGCCCTACTTCGCTCTATCCACTCTTGCAGGCGACCAAACGGGGCATTTCAGTCTAGTCAACCTCCTTTGATAGTTACGTCGCCTGACTAGTGGGGTTGGCCCGGGGCACCTCATCGCACTTATGAGTGGGGCTTTAtcaggcaagtgggcccacacggGAATGACTCGTCTCTCGTTGGCCCACGGAGGACCGACAACGGCGATGCCGAGGCTACTTTGATCTGTCCACGTGGGAACGAATCTTCTCCCGCTGGCACACCGGGCAGCGACTGCGGCGACGCTTCTACTTTGACCGGTCCCAACGCAGGAACGACTCGTCTCCCGCTGGCccatggtgttggggaacgttgcatgggaaacaaaaaatttcctacgtagaagcaagacctatccatggtgatgatcatctacgagaggggagagtgcatctacatacccttgtagattgctaagcgcaagcgtatataacgcggttgatgtagtc
Coding sequences within:
- the LOC123444779 gene encoding zinc finger protein STOP1 homolog, whose product is MKASSSMAGDASGNTDPGQQGVRFSSMDQSCFARPGQSIPGYPPFFGPQSSNFYLPDDSVGKACDPFEPNPPVNEPIADWDPQAMLSNLTFLEQKIKQVKDIVQSMGNRGSQVGGASCELAAKQQLVTADLTSIIIQLISTAGSMLPSMKTPLLSSNPAVRQINTPGSTMGFGSTANQRPSATREEMIPDISKTSDYEELMNTLNTAHDEKDDQIKCPNPCGVEGSEPVPMEDHDVKESDDGGEAEHLPPGSYVVLQLEKEEILAPHTHFCVICGKGFKRDANLRMHMRGHGDEYKTPAALAKPMRDSGSDPTPVTRYSCPYVGCKRNKEHRKFQPLKTILCVKNHYKRSHCDKRYTCSRCNTKKFSVIADLKTHEKHCGRDKWLCSCGTTFSRKDKLFGHVALFQGHTPALPMDDIKATGASEQPQGSEAMDDMVGSTGYNFPGSTSDGVPNLDMKVADDTRGYFSPLNFDPCFGALDDFARPGFDISENPFSFLPSGPGSCSFGQLSGDN
- the LOC123444780 gene encoding uncharacterized protein LOC123444780; translated protein: MSLACLVCHGMSSPSQSFRSYSVSSSEDENRCGAAVACLSRKIMAAGPANRVGTSKVTPVMATGQGIEGAPRLQRSRAVSRDLVRDWNFDEIVVGN